In Archangium violaceum, the following are encoded in one genomic region:
- a CDS encoding imm11 family protein: protein MERRFFDLSIDVYVPGRWYLADPTNLAGIEIDDIWQFSNGRPVELRERLRIPIYRLGKPLDFTTAGAALTPILSARAASVFRALAPTDAQLFPVEVEGEAETYYLLNVARQIRCINDAACEEVQFYTAEGVQAHRAGEYRSVSGLRIDKSKVGDARVFRLWGWHPPIIVEGEIKEALERTGMVGGRFDEV, encoded by the coding sequence ATGGAACGACGATTCTTTGATCTAAGTATCGACGTCTACGTTCCGGGGCGTTGGTATCTCGCGGATCCGACCAACCTCGCTGGAATCGAGATCGACGATATCTGGCAGTTTTCCAACGGTCGGCCAGTAGAGCTTCGCGAGAGGCTGCGCATCCCAATATATCGTCTTGGGAAGCCGCTGGACTTCACTACTGCGGGAGCAGCGCTAACTCCGATTCTCAGCGCACGGGCCGCATCCGTGTTTCGTGCGCTGGCGCCGACTGATGCTCAGCTCTTTCCTGTCGAGGTAGAAGGAGAGGCCGAGACCTATTATCTGCTCAACGTGGCGCGGCAGATCCGTTGCATCAACGACGCGGCGTGTGAAGAAGTTCAGTTTTACACCGCAGAGGGGGTGCAGGCTCATCGAGCTGGTGAGTACCGTTCCGTTTCCGGATTACGTATCGACAAGTCGAAGGTTGGCGATGCCCGCGTCTTCCGGCTTTGGGGCTGGCATCCACCGATCATTGTCGAAGGCGAGATCAAGGAAGCGCTGGAGCGAACTGGCATGGTGGGTGGGCGATTCGACGAAGTCTGA
- a CDS encoding sensor histidine kinase — protein sequence MHRLHIHSKLLVAFIIVLLPVMGLLLVDFLSDLRRTRRSILDAQFLTAQAVALQASETFDTAIGFGWAVSRDPLLQTLEPRRLDPHLQELVARSPLYDSIGVFDATGLNRGWSNPTHPDEPRVWIGDRPYFKKVLATNAPVISEVLELRRPIRTGLLVSVPLHGPEARLLGVLNVVMRTDLLEQRYAGARLQPGQALLLADMNGRLAFHTGEPELSFERSNAFAHFEPLQAALTGTPSRVARFTHPLQGDERLGAFVPVPHHPWAVGVTVPLDVAMAPLYKRMRTMLVAFTGILLLNILLAALLARFYARPVRQLQKATQALGRGEMEWRVHIATGDELEELGTAFNEMAAQIARRQVEVDALREHAEQQAQQLAAALRLREEFMSAAAHELKTPVTTIQTWAELLLSLETGTPRQRKGLATITRNTRRIARLVEHLFAAMRMAPSPTQLERQRFDLHMVVREQGQKLARSTERPIHIDATGPLFIHADRQLLGEAVAHLLDNALLYSPPGEPIELRAWRTDHEARVSVHDQGPGIPPERQPHVFEPFYEPLPPGAPGYTGVVRLGLHLSRQIIEAHGGRIWVESLPGQGSTFCFSLPLSEARTELDSHAYGQDGSSTPHH from the coding sequence ATGCATCGCCTGCACATCCACTCCAAGCTGCTGGTCGCGTTCATCATCGTCCTCCTGCCGGTGATGGGACTGCTGCTCGTGGACTTCCTCTCGGACCTGCGGAGGACCCGGCGGAGCATCCTCGACGCCCAGTTCCTGACGGCCCAGGCAGTCGCCCTGCAAGCATCCGAAACGTTCGATACCGCCATCGGTTTCGGCTGGGCCGTGTCCAGGGATCCGCTGCTCCAGACCCTGGAACCCCGCCGGTTGGATCCGCACCTCCAAGAGCTGGTCGCGCGCAGCCCCCTCTATGACTCCATCGGGGTCTTCGACGCCACCGGCCTCAACCGCGGCTGGAGCAACCCCACCCACCCGGACGAGCCCCGCGTCTGGATTGGCGACCGCCCGTATTTCAAGAAGGTGCTGGCCACCAACGCCCCGGTCATCTCCGAGGTGCTGGAGTTGCGGCGCCCCATCCGCACGGGGCTGCTCGTCAGTGTGCCGCTCCACGGCCCCGAGGCGCGTCTGCTCGGCGTCCTCAACGTGGTGATGCGGACCGACCTGCTGGAGCAGCGGTACGCGGGCGCCCGGCTCCAACCCGGGCAGGCCCTCTTGCTGGCCGACATGAACGGACGGCTGGCCTTCCATACCGGCGAGCCCGAGCTCTCATTCGAGCGGAGCAACGCCTTCGCCCACTTCGAGCCCCTCCAGGCGGCGCTGACCGGGACGCCCTCCCGGGTCGCCCGGTTCACCCACCCCCTCCAAGGCGATGAGCGGCTGGGTGCCTTCGTCCCCGTCCCCCATCATCCGTGGGCCGTGGGGGTGACCGTCCCGCTCGACGTCGCCATGGCGCCTCTCTACAAGCGGATGCGCACGATGCTCGTGGCCTTCACGGGGATCCTGCTGCTGAACATCCTCCTGGCGGCCCTGCTGGCCCGCTTCTACGCCCGCCCTGTGCGACAGCTTCAAAAGGCCACCCAGGCGCTGGGACGTGGAGAGATGGAATGGCGCGTCCACATCGCCACGGGGGATGAGTTGGAGGAGCTCGGCACCGCCTTCAACGAGATGGCGGCCCAGATCGCGCGGCGACAGGTGGAGGTGGATGCCCTGCGCGAACACGCCGAGCAGCAGGCCCAGCAGCTCGCCGCGGCGCTGCGGCTGCGCGAGGAGTTCATGTCGGCGGCGGCCCACGAGCTGAAAACCCCGGTGACCACCATCCAGACATGGGCGGAGCTGTTGCTCAGCCTGGAGACGGGGACTCCCCGCCAGCGCAAGGGGCTCGCCACCATCACCCGGAACACGCGGCGGATCGCCCGGCTGGTGGAACACCTCTTCGCGGCCATGCGGATGGCGCCCAGCCCCACGCAGCTGGAACGCCAACGCTTCGATCTCCACATGGTGGTGAGGGAGCAGGGGCAGAAGCTCGCACGGAGTACGGAGAGGCCCATCCACATCGACGCCACCGGTCCGCTCTTCATCCACGCCGATCGCCAGCTGCTGGGAGAGGCGGTGGCCCACCTCCTGGACAATGCGCTGCTGTACTCACCTCCCGGCGAGCCCATCGAGCTCCGGGCATGGCGCACGGACCACGAGGCCAGGGTCTCGGTGCATGACCAGGGGCCAGGGATTCCGCCGGAGCGCCAGCCCCACGTCTTCGAGCCCTTCTATGAACCCCTGCCACCGGGAGCGCCGGGGTACACGGGCGTGGTGAGGCTGGGACTGCACCTGAGCCGGCAGATCATCGAGGCGCATGGAGGCCGTATCTGGGTGGAGAGCCTCCCGGGCCAGGGCTCGACGTTCTGTTTCAGTCTCCCGCTGAGCGAGGCTCGGACCGAGCTGGATTCCCACGCGTACGGCCAGGACGGAAGCTCCACTCCCCACCACTGA
- a CDS encoding type IV pilin protein, with amino-acid sequence MAIVLVMLGLLATIAVPRFLAARSRALQAEARHTLKSWAQAQHAYYKETRSYEENIRAIGFTVERGNRYAYYFSSGPFFCEHRDTATLPPNTQPVDCIAVDRYAHGMDQPDLPVPMRFRVTHLGPGDASDDPGISGPCPGCNISAFAVSQLDEDLQDVDTWYIATEDVRVSGTCGAERGDLVPANTPLNSYDDLECGF; translated from the coding sequence GTGGCGATCGTCCTGGTGATGCTCGGACTGCTGGCCACCATCGCCGTGCCCCGGTTCCTGGCGGCCCGGTCCCGCGCCCTCCAGGCCGAGGCTCGGCACACCCTCAAGTCGTGGGCCCAGGCCCAGCATGCCTACTACAAGGAGACCCGTAGCTATGAAGAGAACATCCGCGCCATCGGCTTCACGGTCGAGCGCGGAAACCGCTACGCCTACTACTTCAGCTCCGGGCCGTTCTTCTGCGAGCACCGGGATACGGCCACCCTCCCGCCCAACACGCAACCGGTGGATTGCATCGCCGTGGATCGCTACGCGCACGGCATGGATCAGCCGGACCTGCCTGTCCCGATGCGCTTCAGGGTCACCCACCTGGGCCCGGGGGATGCCTCTGACGATCCGGGCATCTCGGGCCCCTGCCCGGGCTGCAACATCAGCGCCTTCGCGGTCAGTCAGCTCGACGAGGATCTGCAAGACGTGGACACCTGGTACATCGCCACCGAGGATGTCCGCGTCTCGGGGACCTGTGGCGCCGAGCGAGGCGACCTGGTGCCGGCCAACACCCCGCTCAACAGCTACGACGACCTCGAGTGCGGTTTCTGA
- a CDS encoding fatty acid desaturase encodes MAVTILTGKWLLDEPVVCVEIASGSEMIMEEERIELRRKELRPLLSDLMEPDMKVFWSYFLLATLSAWASLGFLIYKANNLQFDLVFFCVFFVSVICVYHAVTFTHELAHLDQGKFGSFFWAWNILVGCLFAIPAFIYGDNHLDHHTKKYGTILDPEYINFKKAPTSGLIEFLGMNLFLPYLGILRFCILTPVSHLHSKLRQLVLREASFMGMKSRFARRISEDASVLKSWSIQEMVTFAYLWALVIFVLSGKLHWSAIVVWASIITFVGVINGIRALAVTHKYFSMGDAPIPWSEHIEECIEIEKRGLSTFLFCPVGTQYHMTHHMFPSIPFHHLPEARRRLSPHFEKDSFYHANVRKGMIDGLRRFLQGIYSR; translated from the coding sequence ATGGCAGTGACGATCCTGACTGGAAAATGGTTGTTGGACGAACCTGTGGTTTGCGTTGAAATAGCATCAGGAAGTGAGATGATCATGGAAGAAGAGAGAATCGAGCTCAGACGCAAGGAATTAAGACCACTTTTGAGCGATCTCATGGAACCTGACATGAAGGTGTTCTGGAGCTATTTCCTCTTGGCAACCCTTTCGGCCTGGGCTTCTCTGGGTTTTCTAATCTACAAAGCAAACAATCTTCAGTTCGACCTCGTGTTCTTCTGCGTTTTTTTTGTTTCCGTCATTTGTGTCTACCATGCCGTAACGTTCACCCATGAGCTTGCTCACCTTGATCAAGGGAAGTTTGGTTCGTTTTTCTGGGCCTGGAACATCCTCGTAGGATGCCTGTTTGCTATTCCAGCTTTTATTTACGGTGATAACCACCTTGACCATCACACGAAGAAGTACGGAACGATCCTTGACCCGGAGTACATCAATTTCAAAAAGGCCCCGACATCAGGTCTCATTGAATTCTTGGGTATGAATCTATTCCTCCCTTATCTAGGAATTCTCCGTTTCTGTATCCTGACTCCCGTAAGCCATCTTCACTCCAAACTCCGGCAGCTGGTGCTGAGAGAGGCTTCCTTTATGGGGATGAAGTCTCGGTTTGCTCGTCGGATCAGCGAAGATGCGTCTGTGCTGAAGTCCTGGTCGATCCAAGAGATGGTCACTTTTGCTTATCTCTGGGCCTTGGTGATCTTCGTTCTATCGGGCAAGCTTCACTGGAGCGCAATCGTCGTCTGGGCATCGATCATTACATTCGTGGGCGTGATTAACGGTATCAGGGCCCTCGCGGTGACCCACAAGTATTTTAGCATGGGGGACGCTCCCATTCCTTGGAGTGAGCACATTGAAGAATGTATCGAGATTGAAAAAAGAGGTCTGAGCACTTTTCTTTTTTGTCCGGTGGGAACTCAGTACCATATGACCCATCACATGTTCCCCTCGATTCCTTTTCATCATCTTCCGGAAGCGAGAAGACGTTTGTCTCCTCACTTTGAGAAGGATTCTTTTTACCACGCGAATGTTCGCAAGGGTATGATCGACGGGCTGAGAAGGTTTCTACAGGGTATCTACTCCAGGTGA
- a CDS encoding N-acyl amino acid synthase FeeM domain-containing protein, with protein MSIKVAESPAELEAAARVLHEGYVHRGLISPRPEGVQVTPHLLLPSTVILVAKVADEVVGTVSLHVDSPLGIPSDKTFADVLGELRAQGRRLAEVGALCIARRHRSVGVVHLLNKMVYRTAALLGVDDMVMTVHPDVEVLYRSFLPLERVGERRRYQGLSEKALAICLRLRVKDAPRELLQRFGSRPSNANPYQFYCVREEPGFQFPAEPDFLERFQGPRARAVAHLARLRPDVIAALSPEERAHLSSVLPFALPHPMAPSRPSRSVPALAYS; from the coding sequence GTGAGCATCAAGGTGGCGGAGAGCCCCGCGGAGCTGGAGGCTGCCGCGCGGGTACTCCACGAAGGCTACGTGCACCGCGGGCTGATCTCCCCGCGCCCCGAGGGCGTGCAGGTGACGCCGCACCTGCTGCTCCCCTCGACGGTGATCCTCGTGGCCAAGGTCGCCGACGAGGTGGTGGGGACGGTGTCGCTGCATGTGGACTCCCCGCTGGGTATCCCCTCGGACAAGACATTCGCGGACGTGCTGGGGGAACTGCGGGCCCAGGGGCGGCGGCTGGCGGAGGTGGGGGCGCTGTGCATTGCCCGCCGCCACCGGAGCGTGGGCGTGGTGCACCTGCTCAACAAGATGGTGTACCGGACCGCGGCCCTGCTGGGCGTGGACGACATGGTGATGACCGTTCACCCGGACGTGGAGGTGCTGTATCGCAGCTTTCTCCCGCTCGAGCGCGTGGGGGAGCGGCGCAGGTACCAGGGGCTGTCGGAGAAGGCCCTGGCCATCTGCCTGCGGTTGCGCGTCAAGGACGCCCCGCGCGAGCTTCTGCAACGCTTTGGCTCCCGTCCCTCCAACGCCAATCCCTATCAATTCTATTGCGTCCGGGAGGAACCCGGCTTCCAGTTCCCGGCGGAGCCGGACTTCCTGGAGCGATTCCAGGGCCCTCGGGCACGTGCGGTGGCGCACCTGGCCCGGCTGCGCCCGGATGTCATTGCCGCCCTCAGTCCGGAGGAGCGGGCACACCTGAGCTCGGTGCTGCCCTTCGCGCTCCCGCACCCGATGGCCCCCTCCAGGCCGTCCCGTTCCGTGCCTGCCCTGGCCTACTCCTGA
- a CDS encoding FAD-binding oxidoreductase gives MSRRVPAVVFPASTREIVALVELANAQGLALYPVSTGRNWGYGCGAPVRDDCVVVDLSRMDRIVSLDAELGLVTVQPGVTQRMLSQYLREHQLPFLVPVTGAGPDCSLLGNALERGYGITPHADHFGAITRLEAVLPDGSLYRSAHGDLGGQRVDQAFKWGVGPYLDGLFSQSNLGIVTELTFVLARRPEHLEAFFFWVPEDTGLEDAVGAIRETLRELGGVVGAINLLNPQRVLSMVAPYPRNRVPRGEVLSAELLAELSSRHGVAAWTGTGGLYGTREVVRAARSTIRRRLGRVARRLVFLGADQARMLGQWLPRLPLGLGAKLSPQARILSNVVSVLEGVPTQMALPLAYWKSGRRPPEGAPLNPHADGCGLLWTSPLVPMVPELVRTYVRTVREVTARHRMEPLITLTSLSDRCFDSSIPLLFDREDPDEAARALACQQALLDTCRREGFLPYRVGTHTMRWLAEQAPQAWRLTEHLKRALDPRQVLAPDRYSGL, from the coding sequence GTGAGCAGGCGTGTCCCGGCGGTGGTCTTCCCCGCGTCGACGCGTGAGATCGTGGCCCTGGTGGAGCTGGCCAACGCGCAAGGGCTAGCCCTGTACCCGGTGAGCACCGGCCGTAACTGGGGCTACGGCTGCGGGGCGCCCGTGCGGGATGACTGCGTGGTGGTGGACCTGTCGCGGATGGACCGCATCGTGTCGCTCGACGCGGAACTGGGCCTCGTCACCGTCCAACCAGGGGTGACGCAGAGGATGCTGAGTCAGTACCTCCGAGAGCACCAGCTTCCCTTCCTGGTGCCCGTCACGGGGGCCGGCCCGGATTGCAGCCTGCTGGGCAACGCCCTGGAGCGCGGCTACGGCATCACCCCGCATGCGGACCACTTCGGCGCCATCACCCGGCTGGAGGCGGTGCTACCGGACGGCTCGCTGTACCGGTCCGCGCACGGGGACCTTGGGGGACAGCGGGTGGACCAGGCCTTCAAGTGGGGCGTCGGCCCGTACCTGGACGGGCTCTTCTCCCAGAGCAACCTGGGCATCGTCACCGAGCTCACCTTCGTGCTCGCCCGGAGGCCCGAGCACCTGGAGGCCTTCTTCTTCTGGGTGCCCGAGGACACGGGGCTGGAGGACGCGGTGGGTGCCATCCGCGAGACGCTGCGGGAGCTGGGCGGGGTGGTGGGCGCCATCAACCTCCTCAACCCCCAGCGCGTGCTGTCCATGGTCGCGCCCTACCCGCGCAACCGGGTGCCGCGCGGTGAGGTGCTCTCCGCGGAGCTTCTGGCCGAGCTGTCCTCCCGGCATGGCGTGGCGGCGTGGACGGGCACCGGAGGCCTGTACGGCACGCGCGAGGTGGTGCGCGCCGCGCGGAGCACCATCCGGCGGAGGCTGGGGCGGGTGGCGCGGCGCCTCGTGTTCCTGGGTGCGGATCAGGCCCGCATGCTGGGCCAGTGGCTCCCCCGGCTGCCACTGGGACTAGGCGCGAAGCTGTCCCCGCAGGCGCGCATCCTGTCCAACGTGGTGAGCGTCCTGGAGGGGGTCCCCACACAGATGGCCTTGCCACTGGCCTACTGGAAGTCAGGCCGACGCCCGCCGGAAGGGGCTCCCCTGAACCCACACGCGGATGGCTGCGGTCTGCTGTGGACCTCTCCGCTCGTACCCATGGTGCCGGAGTTGGTGCGCACCTACGTGCGGACCGTGCGGGAGGTCACCGCGCGGCACCGCATGGAGCCGCTCATCACCCTCACCTCGCTGTCCGACCGCTGCTTCGACAGCTCCATCCCGCTGCTGTTCGACCGGGAGGATCCGGACGAGGCCGCCCGCGCGCTCGCCTGCCAGCAGGCATTGCTGGACACCTGCCGCCGCGAGGGATTCCTGCCCTACCGCGTGGGGACCCACACCATGCGCTGGCTCGCCGAGCAGGCTCCCCAGGCCTGGCGGCTCACCGAGCACCTCAAGCGCGCCCTGGACCCGCGCCAGGTGCTCGCGCCTGACCGGTATTCCGGCCTGTGA
- a CDS encoding DUF6055 domain-containing protein — MTQGEDFSSECTGDECTGGSGESATLAACDPGTTTTAWATSCPTSPPACTAGTWTAGGPDPDHTNFKLIRESAHFAIYSDEAISSTTAQAALDTLENTIWKTYFGAPIFFKEPLCNLSNKTKVSIHVHSNWGLTGGAWSSTRMGMWIGTGALNDHWGLAHEFMHAVQSVSGGMTCNQSNTCGWIYESHANFMPHQLPEYRNEVHCSEMSVNAPHVYLGSTRDRYCNWQFMEFLKDKHCYSAVNEIWTSSPSNDPFSQIMKTRGWNISQMNDFFGEWAMHNVTWDYKDPPPTSGANQGPTYRARYGSIMSKSRPEQRLRLTQLEPLDGNYATNRRFVTPTGWAPQRWGYNIVRLYPEAGATSVTVTFRGVTQSGADSDWRWGLVATDSAITTPRYSALQRGANGEINFCVNSGEALFLVVVGTPSVQKQIVWDQQYNTIHRYPWMVQLTNAWPEGFKTGTRDACPSGTQRHSNGGGCVISSVPASVYVGPYAQVLGGSVSGSARIEDHAVVLSGNVSGGTVTGLSVLTNGFSVSGSARVASTFYPLGFYEGQQAVSGTAQLIGDLEYRGVGLNKSSGTYFGFVDSSTPAASNTTDVTIAPPYAWRP, encoded by the coding sequence ATGACGCAAGGAGAGGACTTCTCCAGCGAATGCACCGGTGACGAATGCACCGGCGGCAGCGGTGAGTCCGCGACATTGGCCGCGTGCGATCCCGGAACCACGACGACGGCCTGGGCGACGAGCTGCCCGACCTCACCACCAGCCTGCACCGCGGGCACCTGGACCGCGGGCGGACCGGATCCGGATCACACCAACTTCAAACTGATCCGGGAGTCCGCGCACTTCGCAATCTATTCGGACGAGGCCATCTCCAGCACCACGGCTCAAGCCGCGCTCGACACGCTCGAGAACACGATCTGGAAGACCTACTTCGGAGCGCCGATCTTCTTCAAGGAACCGCTCTGCAACCTGTCGAACAAGACCAAGGTCAGCATCCACGTCCACTCCAACTGGGGTCTCACCGGTGGCGCCTGGAGCTCGACACGGATGGGAATGTGGATCGGAACCGGCGCGCTCAATGATCACTGGGGGCTCGCGCACGAGTTCATGCACGCCGTGCAGAGCGTGAGCGGCGGCATGACCTGCAACCAGTCGAACACCTGCGGCTGGATCTACGAGAGCCACGCCAACTTCATGCCGCACCAGCTCCCCGAGTACCGCAATGAGGTGCACTGCTCGGAGATGTCCGTGAACGCGCCGCACGTCTATCTGGGCTCGACGCGTGATCGCTACTGCAACTGGCAGTTCATGGAGTTCTTGAAGGACAAGCACTGCTACAGCGCGGTCAATGAAATCTGGACGAGCAGCCCGAGCAATGACCCGTTCTCGCAAATCATGAAGACGCGCGGCTGGAACATCAGCCAGATGAACGACTTCTTCGGCGAGTGGGCGATGCACAACGTGACCTGGGATTACAAGGATCCGCCCCCGACCAGCGGCGCCAACCAGGGTCCGACCTATCGCGCGAGGTACGGCTCGATCATGAGCAAGTCGAGGCCGGAGCAGCGCCTCCGGCTGACCCAGCTCGAGCCGCTGGATGGGAACTACGCGACGAACCGGCGCTTCGTGACGCCGACCGGCTGGGCTCCGCAGCGCTGGGGCTACAACATCGTGCGGCTCTACCCGGAGGCGGGCGCCACGAGCGTGACCGTGACCTTCCGCGGCGTGACGCAGAGCGGGGCGGACTCCGATTGGCGCTGGGGCCTGGTCGCCACGGACAGCGCCATCACCACGCCACGCTATAGCGCTCTGCAGCGCGGCGCGAATGGGGAGATCAACTTCTGCGTCAATTCCGGCGAAGCGCTCTTCCTGGTCGTGGTTGGAACGCCCTCGGTGCAGAAGCAGATCGTCTGGGATCAGCAGTACAACACCATCCATCGCTACCCGTGGATGGTGCAGCTCACGAATGCCTGGCCCGAGGGGTTCAAGACCGGCACGCGGGACGCCTGTCCTTCGGGAACGCAGCGTCACTCGAACGGCGGCGGCTGTGTCATCAGCAGCGTTCCGGCGAGCGTGTATGTCGGGCCCTATGCTCAGGTGCTCGGCGGGAGCGTGAGCGGCTCGGCGCGCATCGAGGATCACGCCGTCGTCCTGTCGGGCAACGTCTCCGGGGGCACCGTCACCGGCCTGTCCGTGCTGACGAACGGCTTCAGCGTGAGCGGCTCGGCCAGGGTCGCCTCCACCTTCTACCCACTCGGCTTCTACGAGGGCCAGCAAGCGGTGTCCGGAACGGCGCAACTCATCGGCGACCTCGAATACCGGGGCGTGGGCCTGAACAAGTCGAGCGGCACGTACTTCGGTTTCGTCGATTCGAGCACTCCGGCCGCCTCGAACACGACGGACGTCACGATCGCACCGCCCTACGCCTGGCGGCCGTAG
- a CDS encoding DJ-1/PfpI family protein, with product MSQQSKKLQVGILVCPGFAIVDTIGIHSVFGFIPDTEVHLLWKDKELIEAIPRFPVHATTTFRESPKDFDVLCVGACPNEILRDEETLAFLKDRGSRAGYLVGVCSGSLVLGAAGLLEGYRATSNFHVMDLLPHFGAIPTRENVVIDRNRYTSGPATGGFDCGLRVLEKLRGEEVAKLSELSMEYTAQPPFGTGSPELAGPELTRKALQLFAHFTEETRRTVRDLPLRRAGAGGSEKGR from the coding sequence ATGTCTCAACAGTCGAAGAAGCTTCAGGTGGGAATCCTCGTGTGTCCGGGCTTCGCCATCGTGGATACCATTGGAATCCACTCGGTGTTTGGCTTCATCCCCGATACCGAGGTGCACCTGCTGTGGAAGGACAAGGAATTGATCGAGGCCATTCCACGCTTCCCCGTGCACGCCACCACCACTTTCAGGGAGAGCCCCAAGGACTTCGACGTCCTGTGCGTCGGGGCCTGCCCCAACGAGATCCTGCGCGATGAAGAGACGCTCGCGTTCTTGAAGGATCGGGGCAGCCGCGCGGGCTACCTCGTCGGTGTCTGCAGTGGCTCGCTCGTCCTGGGTGCCGCGGGCCTGCTCGAGGGATACCGGGCCACGAGCAATTTCCACGTCATGGATCTCCTGCCTCACTTCGGGGCGATTCCCACGAGGGAGAACGTGGTGATCGACAGGAACCGCTACACCTCGGGACCGGCCACTGGCGGATTCGATTGTGGCCTGCGAGTGCTGGAGAAGCTACGTGGGGAGGAGGTCGCGAAGCTCAGCGAGCTGAGCATGGAGTACACCGCCCAGCCTCCTTTCGGCACCGGAAGCCCGGAGCTCGCCGGACCCGAATTGACGAGGAAGGCGCTCCAGCTCTTCGCTCACTTCACCGAGGAGACCCGCCGGACGGTGCGGGATTTGCCCTTGCGCCGGGCTGGTGCAGGGGGGAGCGAGAAGGGCCGCTGA
- a CDS encoding DUF4386 domain-containing protein translates to MTLEATHRRTEILVASLFLITAFGSVAGSTLLDSVVDTPDYLTTVSSRSASVVSGVLLWLLNDIGIVFIGLLMFPLLRKHDESMALGYVGMRMLECVFLVIGVVCALLLIPLSQEYISSGAADAAHYQTAGLLLKQAKYLCLTPMMLLFLGLGGVILASLLWKSRLVPRPVSAVGVVGYAMLLPMAILPLLGVIDTSPSGRGAILAIPVMVFEIILMPIWLLAKGFNPSAFEARQATRS, encoded by the coding sequence ATGACGCTCGAAGCAACCCACCGAAGAACAGAAATATTGGTCGCTTCCCTGTTTTTGATCACGGCCTTTGGCAGCGTCGCCGGCAGCACGCTCTTGGACTCCGTCGTCGATACGCCTGATTATCTGACCACGGTTTCTTCCAGGAGCGCCTCCGTGGTCAGCGGAGTGCTCCTCTGGCTGCTCAATGACATTGGCATTGTCTTCATCGGGCTTCTCATGTTTCCACTCCTCAGGAAGCACGATGAGAGCATGGCCCTCGGGTACGTGGGCATGCGGATGTTGGAGTGCGTCTTCCTGGTCATTGGCGTCGTCTGCGCCTTGTTGCTCATCCCGCTGAGCCAGGAGTACATCAGCTCGGGCGCGGCGGATGCCGCCCATTATCAAACGGCGGGCTTGTTGCTCAAACAGGCCAAATATCTGTGTTTGACGCCCATGATGTTGCTTTTCCTGGGTCTTGGTGGCGTCATTCTTGCCAGCTTGCTGTGGAAGTCCCGGCTCGTTCCACGGCCCGTTTCCGCGGTCGGTGTCGTTGGGTACGCCATGTTGTTGCCAATGGCCATACTTCCTTTGTTGGGTGTTATCGATACCTCGCCGAGCGGTCGAGGAGCGATTCTCGCCATTCCGGTCATGGTTTTCGAGATCATCCTGATGCCGATATGGCTGTTGGCAAAAGGCTTCAACCCATCGGCGTTCGAAGCCAGGCAAGCCACCCGCTCCTGA
- a CDS encoding LysR family transcriptional regulator, whose protein sequence is MDWDDLRYVLAIHREKTLSGTAAVLGVSRTTVGRRLKEAEERLGVRLFDRTEEGFAATAAGDELAETAVRLEAEIHLAEGRLLGRDAELRGRLRVSTVDFVFAGFPEVFSSFIQRYPGVEVTLGVTHEQVSLIRREADVALRLDNNPADGLVGRRIGRLQFEAYAARSLVERVGPGATLADFPWLHSDERSDGRWLDDWLARNAPGAKVSLRSDDFAVRRRALSAGMGVTFLACFDGDADPGLVRVGARLSDEARDLWVLTLPELRNNSRIRAFMDHVYDALQPQLLTGAACSGESRC, encoded by the coding sequence ATGGACTGGGACGACCTTCGCTACGTGCTGGCGATCCACCGCGAGAAGACGCTGTCCGGCACCGCCGCCGTCCTCGGGGTGTCTCGGACTACCGTCGGGCGGCGCCTGAAGGAGGCCGAGGAGCGGCTGGGCGTCCGGCTCTTCGACCGCACCGAAGAGGGCTTCGCAGCCACGGCTGCCGGCGACGAGCTGGCCGAGACCGCGGTGCGCCTGGAGGCGGAGATCCACCTTGCCGAGGGGCGGCTTCTGGGCCGCGACGCCGAGCTCCGCGGGCGGCTGCGGGTCTCGACGGTGGACTTCGTGTTCGCGGGTTTTCCCGAGGTGTTTTCCAGCTTCATCCAGCGCTATCCGGGAGTGGAGGTGACCCTCGGCGTGACCCATGAGCAGGTCTCGCTCATTCGCCGCGAGGCCGATGTGGCGCTGCGTCTGGACAACAATCCGGCGGATGGCCTGGTGGGCCGCCGCATCGGTCGATTGCAGTTCGAGGCCTACGCCGCGCGTTCACTCGTCGAGCGGGTGGGTCCCGGTGCCACCCTCGCGGACTTCCCGTGGCTCCATTCGGACGAGCGCTCCGATGGGCGTTGGCTCGATGACTGGCTGGCCCGGAACGCACCGGGGGCCAAGGTGTCGCTGCGTTCCGACGACTTCGCGGTCCGCCGGCGCGCGCTCTCCGCCGGCATGGGCGTCACCTTCCTGGCGTGCTTCGACGGCGACGCCGATCCAGGGCTGGTGCGCGTGGGGGCCCGCCTTTCCGACGAGGCGCGCGATCTCTGGGTGCTGACGCTGCCCGAGCTTCGCAACAACAGCCGCATTCGCGCCTTCATGGACCACGTCTACGACGCCCTCCAACCCCAGCTGCTTACGGGAGCGGCTTGTTCCGGAGAGTCACGTTGTTGA